Within the Bacteroidota bacterium genome, the region CAAGGAGTGCAGGCTGGAATGGTGCTTTTACTGCAGGTATAGGTGGTGTAGAAGCAATGCGTTTTAATCCAGCAGGAATAATGACTGTATCTAATACAGAATTCATTTTTTCCCGTACAACATGGCTAAGCGGAACTGATATTTTTATCAATTCTTTTGGTTTTGTTCAAAGCATTGGAGAAACAAATAACGATGCATTCGGAGTAAGTATTATGAGCTTTGACTTTGGAGATATTGAAATTACTACAGCCGACCAACCCGAAGGAGGACTTGGTACATACAGCCCACAATTTACAAACATCGGTATTTCTTATGCACACAAATTCTCAAATAGAATTCGTACAGGTGTTACCTTTAGAGTAATTACAGAATCAATTCCTGATGCTCAAGCACAAGGTGTTGCTATAGATGCAGGACTACAATACATTACAGATATTGCAGGTGATGAGGATAAAAACAGAACAAGATTTGGAATTTCATTAAGAAATGTAGGTACTCCAATGGCTTTTAACGGTGATGGTCTTACAAGAAGAGGTTCATTTGAAGGTAGCGATGTTACTCTTAGTGTAGATTCTAGGTCTGCATCTTTTGAACTACCGACCCTATTAAATATTGGTTTATCTCAGGATTTTTATCTTGACAGTAAAGAATTTCACAAACTTACAGCAGCTTTTACATTTACATCCAACTCATTTACAAATGATCAATTCAGACTTGGAGTTGAATACGGCATTAAAAATATTGTTGTTTTAAGAGGGGGATATATTTACGAAAAAGATATTGAGAAAAAAGAATCAAGAAAAAGTATTTATACCGGACCAGCAGGAGGTTTTTCTGTAAATATTCCATTTGGAGAAGATAAAGAAAGAACATTTGCTGTTGATTATTCCTATAGACATACCGATCACTTTAGCGGTACACATTTATTTGGAGCAAGAATACTTCTATAATTTAATTAGAAAAAACACTACAAGCGTTTCAGGATAGTAATCCTGAAATATTTTGTTTTAGTAAACTA harbors:
- a CDS encoding PorV/PorQ family protein; this encodes MNKKINFLIAILIALTVNITIAGNPDRVGQAGATELLINPWARSAGWNGAFTAGIGGVEAMRFNPAGIMTVSNTEFIFSRTTWLSGTDIFINSFGFVQSIGETNNDAFGVSIMSFDFGDIEITTADQPEGGLGTYSPQFTNIGISYAHKFSNRIRTGVTFRVITESIPDAQAQGVAIDAGLQYITDIAGDEDKNRTRFGISLRNVGTPMAFNGDGLTRRGSFEGSDVTLSVDSRSASFELPTLLNIGLSQDFYLDSKEFHKLTAAFTFTSNSFTNDQFRLGVEYGIKNIVVLRGGYIYEKDIEKKESRKSIYTGPAGGFSVNIPFGEDKERTFAVDYSYRHTDHFSGTHLFGARILL